CTCAtgcaaatcaagaaaattataTATGCACCAAGCAACACTTTTTCTTCGTTGACaacaattactttttttttttgtcaaacttaGCAAAAATTACTTAGATTAATGGTCTCTGGTATGTTGTTCCTGAAACAAGGAGAACTATCCTAAACCATCAATTTACCATTGTGAATGTTCATAACAATCAATTAGACAATGAGGAGGTAACATGATTAAGAATAGGGGTGAGAGATACGAGAACTAATTTACTGAGacataaatgagaaaaataCCGGCAACAAGTTGGAAAAATCAAAGCCGAGCCATCATGGAGTAGTCCTTTCACCGATAAGAATatgacgaggaaaaaaaaatcctagaaaagaaaaagaacctaTCATAGGTGAAAGTACATAAGCATATGCTAGGTCAAAAGAACATACACAATTTAACCTAATGTCAGAGGTGGCCTTCGCCTTCAGAGATACCCAGaaggaaataaagaagaagaaaattaaagcATATAAATCATAAAGGTTGCTAAAGTAGAAGAGAAATTCGCTGAAACGACTTTCATAACTAGgtcaaagaaggagaagaacctAATGAACTTGAAAGCAATAACCACATAATCTTCTTCCACTCATGCATGGCACTCCAGGTAATCGGTTCGAAGCCCTTCTCGGTACTTATCTTAAAAAATGGAATCCCACAAAATAAGAGTGAGAATTGAAAGATGAAAGACTTCTACTAGTAAAAAGGGAACAATTTCAGCACGcgctcaagaaaaataaaacttgcTAAAAGAAACGTAAAAGATCATATATGCTTGCGAAGACGATGATTACTTCCTactaaaaagggggaaaaaaaaggaccaaTAACCTTGAGAAACCTATATGATGAAGCCTAATCTACGTAACAACAAATCCAGaagtgaaaataaaacaaaaagacaaaaggaaaagggatgAAAACGAATCTCAGTTGAGGAGAAGCCATCGAGCGATCGGCGGCGCCATGCTGCCAGCAGCTTCTTCTACCTCGCCACCGACATGTACCTCCGGCACAAATTGCAGAAGAAGCTGCTCGCGGCATGGCCCCGACTACCGCAAATAGGGATGTCAACCGTGATCGACTTACAGTCACCGATGAGAAAGGAGATGACGAGGAGATGGTCGAAGGCCACTCTTCGAAAaggtgaaaaaggaaaagagaattttgaccaagaaaagagaaaaatatgagGAGAGGATGGATTGGATGGGAATGGGATACAATGCGGTTGCTTTACGTGTTAATCCAGTCCAATAGCTATCTATAAATTCAAATATCGTGCGTTCATCTTAAAGAAATCTGTTTTTTCAAGATTCCCCAAAAAAGTTAGGTGCATTTTTGTTATTGGAATGTTCGAAAGTTTGAATCAGCTTAGATAAGAGAGATTTAAACATGGATTTGGAACCTAAAATAAGACCAACATGTTTCACTTATGTGAGTACGTTTTTGTCCGTTCGATGTCATTTCTCCAAacaatttaccaactttttatCTTTGCCAACATTAGTTGAAACGTACTACCTTTTATAGAAGTTTACCAAACaaggaaccttttttttttttaaacatagcGCTAGAATCATCCTAACTATAGCGATTagttttttcgcaaaacaagaaaaaagacttCACAAGttgttatctctctctctctctctctctctctctctctctctctctctctctctctctctctctctctctctctctctctctctctctctctctctcaatttagaTAATGTCCAGAAATAAATGGAGCTATTTTGATTGAAGACGAGGCGTTGCACTTGTTATCTGCGATAACattctcttgaaataattagatgATATATGGTCTAAAAGAtggctatatatatatctcaCCGACAAATACTCAAATAAAATAGGCCAAAGAGCATGATTGATTATAACTTTGGGGAAATTCCAATTACCCACTCAAtgctaaatctattgtacaaaTGTCAATTCGGAactaaacttttaaaatttatcaatttagtcctaaacctttacgcaaaattcaatgtagttcttctcaccaattttctttgaaaatcttTAGCATGATGGTGTGCCATCATCACCATCTGACGTGGCACACCGCCATTTCAGCTATTTTCAACGAAAGTTGGTGGAGATGACTAAACTGGAATTTCGcacaaaagtttaggaataaattggaaaaattaaaaagtttaggtctAAAATGGCATATTTCAAGACTAATTGGACAATTTCCCCTTAGAAATTGATATGATTACATCCGTTGATTTTGTTGAATTATATTGTGTTTTGCCTTTATTGTTCCTTTTATTTGTTATGAGTGTTCGCAACCTTTCCCAAATATGAGAGGATAGGGAAGGATGCACCTCCGGTGTTCCCATTTTTTTGGCCATATTAAATGCTGGGTAGTGAGCATGCACCAAAATGGGCCCTTTTCTATTTTCCCTTCCCTccaatgaaaatattaaaatgaatCTCGATAGATAAATTATAAATAACAAGATACCGAATGCCCCAAAATTGATCATTCTTCATATTTGCTTAATtaataatataataattttaTCTGAAGAACATTAATATTCTTTAGGTCTACTGAAATTGACTTTATAAACATATAATCTCATCATACATAACGAATTGATATGACATTTTCGTACAAGCAATTGAAGTCATTTCCACCGTTACTATGATATACACATTCCAATTCATTCCATTGggcaccataaaaaaaatcagttcaacactccaaaaatttccctttttgagAAACTCTCCACCTGTCTCCAATAGAAAAGACACACTCTATTTCTTCACCTATCAAATGTGGAGCTTTCGCATGAATGGAGCATCCAAAATGCACCGCGTTTCATGCTTTCTTCTGGAAACTCCTCAGCAAAAACaaataagaggaaaaaattgaaaatgtacaTGTTACCTATAACCTCGTGACATGTATCTAAATGCGATGCATTGATTGGACGCACATAGATAGCCACATGGAAAAATCCTATAGGCTAAAGTTATACATTCTCACTATAAATATCCCTCATTCATTTGAGGGAGAGAATTCGCAACCGCAGAACTATAACATAAATCTCCCTACCATTGAAGCACCTTACATTGCCTGCTACCATTCAAGCACCTCACATTGCCTCCTCTCATTTGTTCTCTATTTGTCCCTAAGGAAACGAATTCCTACTTCTAAATGAAGAACGTGTGAAAAACATGCCAAAGGAATCaaacttgaatcaccgatcatTAATGAATACATCACACTTCAAACGTACCGTAATTGCCATAGATCAAGTGCCGCCCTTGCAGTCTCAAGAGGTCTCTTGTTTCGATCAAGCGTTGGAGAGTTGAGAGTAAAATGTCGATATTTTGCTCCGTGTTCTCTTTTTTGTGTTATACCAATACCAACAGAGGGGAGAAATCAGTCTTCGCCATGGCATTCGGCACGGCATCGGACGCAATGAGCAATGACTTGCTCAAGCGTCCTTTGTCGTCACCGAATTCCCGCAAGTGTTACAAAAGTGGCTGCCCCGGATGGCGGGCATTGGTGGCATGGCACGGTGCCGCTAGTCACGAGTTAGGGCACCAGCCAAACACAGAAAGCGATGACATTTCTGGAAGGGGAAAACAAACAGGAAATTTTCCGAGAGGACAAAGATGAAGAGAGCgccaaaaaggaaagtgaaaagGCTAGAGTAGTCTATATACTTGTTTTTATCCCATTGTGCCATAATCGTACATCAATTAATTGATCTAAACCCAACataattttaatctaatttttagttcaaaaattaaaaaaatctaagagttaaataatttaaaaaaaaaagatatacaaGCGAGAGGCCCGCCTATGGCCACAAGTGCATAGAGAGGGCCGGCTACCgtcccttttgtttttctttttttttagttttttaaaaatcaaaaaaggaaaaaaaaaagttaaatgacgaaaatacccctaACCAACCCGTGAGTCGGGTCATTTTTTTTAGACTTATATGGCCACTTGAAGCTCCTATTTGTAATAAAATCCACTTTAGGCCTTCATTTGAGATtacatgcccttatttgaaataaaatctattTTAAACTTATTTGAGGAAATAATAgtactttaagcccttatttaaaaattttccaaaaattaacaATTTTCGTTTTATTTCCAAATCTAACCTCCTAAAACTTTTCGTCAACTAACACTAATAAATGTTTGGAGTGTCCCATTCACGGCACGATCTTTTCCCAAGTCATATTTATATATgtgttatctttttttttccccttttttctttcttcttcctacAGTGGACAACAATCTGGCCATTGTCAAGTGAGTCGTGCAATCAAATCAACCCGGTGACTCACCTTCCACCATGATCTCATCGCCTTCAAAGCCGTCCGTCCATCACTGCCTCACCACCTTCCATCACCACAACCATTCATCCATTCGTCCGCGGTCAACCATCGTTGAGATCTCTGTTCTCTCCGACTCCTAGCCCCATATCTCCACCATTAGTGCCTCAACTCTTGGCCGGTGACCTCTCGCTTCCGATGTCCTCGGCATGGCTTGTCCTCACCATCTTTGAGCTCAAGCTCAGTCCGCGCACTCGagcctcttttttttatctaagCTCTAGCGAGACCTTAGATTTGACAATTGGGAATCAGCTTGACCTTGGATTTGTGTTAATTAAGATTAAGCAGTTTCACATTTTGGTTGGACATAAATTTGATGCTGCTTCCACTAATTTGATGATCAATGAacatcaacaacaaatttttttaatttgtgaacTTGGGATCCTTAGTGCTAGCAGCCAAGAACTTCACCTAATTGATTATAGCTTGTAATTATATTAGTTTTTTCTACCTAAGATATCTGTAGTTTAACAGCAATGTCAAATTTCTTTCCATATTTAGATTCGCATTTCTTAATGTCTAAAGGGGATGAAACAGTTATCCAAACTCGTGGTCTAGGAGGTTCGGTGAGAGTGATGGAACGGCCACCTTCACTTCGTCAGTGTTGGCTCCGTCACTATCACTTTTACTGGACTGATTGAGTCATCTCTCTCATTCCCTTTTTCCTTGGGAATGTATTTTACTATATGTATATTGCAttagaagaaggaaaataattggggtatctcaaagaaaaaataataatatttaataataataaaatcaacAATCATCATAATCATAATAATTAATGTGTGAGCCAACAATTTATACTACATTATTTTATAAGGGTTTTAGTATATTAACCACATTTAATGTCGGATAACTCATCATCAAATCTATAATGGTCAATTGTGTTAGCCCATGTTAAAATCTTGCCACGTTATAGAGCAATCACCTGCAAGATGTCAaaaacgtgaattttttttcaactttaccgtatatttgaaaaaaaaaaaaactatatagcATTTCGTTATAACTAAGTATAGAGAGTTGTAGGATACGGATTTTTAACTTCATAACAATCGACAAGCATTGACTACATCTAGTCGTACTCAAGTTCAATAAGTCCCTAAACATAACTTTTTCTATTTGCGgcatttttcttgtcaaatcTAAATTGtaataacgacataaaataatttttgtatatCGTGAAGTTACAACGTTTAGCTATAACCAAGTGCAATgtgattcttgattttttttaaagttttaccTGAATTTATCGTTTGATCTTgcaacaagaaaaaattaacgGGAGGCATGATCTAATAGCAGCTTGATATTCATGTAATTTCTTGTATAGGAGAAGATTCATCTCAACAAGTTaggtggaaaaaaaaagctaaaattaacGGAGGATGAAGACAGGAATTATAAGCCACTCACTTATTGGATGAAGCTCGAGATGCACATAGCTAATTATAAAAATGGTAAAAGtcgccaaaaatctcaaactatgttCAGTGTGAGACCAATGCCCCGGACTTAGTTTTGAATGGCCAAAACCCTAAAATTATTTcagtgtgacatatttatcttcCGTCAAGATTTGTCGATGAGCACCGTTAAAGTTTTACCTTTTAACTGAATTTGTTGTTTGATCTTCGTGTCGGAGCGCAGCCTAAGAGTAGGACTCCGTATAAGAGCGGTAAAAGAAGTTTCACGTTGACTTGGATTGGATGGGATACAATGCGCTTGCTTTACCTGTTAATCCAGTCTAGTATGTATCTATAAATTCAAATATCGTGTGTTCATTTTAAAGAAATCCGTTTTTTTCAAGACTCCCCAGAAAAGTTAGGTGCATTTTTGTTATTGGAATGTTCGAAAGTTTGAATCAGCTTAGATAAGAGAGATTTAAACATCAATTTGGAACCTAAAATAAGACCAATATCTCTCACTTATGTGAGTACGTTTTTGTCCGTTCGGTGTCGATTCTCCAAAACGTAtgattttcttggttttttcgTATGATGGGCAACCGAACACAAATTTGCCATAGAAGATCATTCCTTTTGCACGTGCCTGACATTTAAATAGCCAAATCTAATGATATCCAAGATAAAGAAACTCACGGGGAACTGACCGCCAACTTTAGATCCAAGATAAAAAAAGATGTGATATTTGAggattcataaataaaaaaaagatcagaTATTCAACACACAAATAATCTATGGGACGTGAACAAAGGATTGTTTGCTCATGCCAATTTTCAGAAAGTGTTCGGCGAACTGCTCACAGTTGGGGGCCTCACAAATTACACTTTCTTCATAAACAAAAATTACATAAGACTGATATATAGGTCATCATTATAACATTGTGGATGTTCACAACAATCAATTAGACAACAAGGAGGTAATATGACAAAGAATAGGGAGGGGTGAGAGTACAACAAGTACTTTACTGAgccataaattggaaaaattaccggcaacaaattggaaaaaattgaaactgaACCATCACATAGTAGCCCTATCACCAAGGCCTTTCATCAATCTAGATATGATATCAAGAAGGAAACGGAGAACAAAAGGTTAAAGCATATAAATCATAAGGGAAGAAACCGTCGCCACGttgctaaagaagaagaagatcttcgctgaagaaggaaaagaacctGATGAACTTGAAAGCGATAACCCCATAATCTTCTACTACTCATGCATGGCACTTCAGGTCAAGACTccgaacaataaaaaaaaagaggcaatcTCAACACGTACTCAAGAAATATTAACGATAAGAGATCATAAATGTTTGCGAAGACATGATTACTTCATactaaaaaaagggggaaaaaaaaaggaccactAAACTTGAGAAACCTATATGACGAAGCCTAATCCATGTAACTACAACtccaaaagtgaaaataaaataaagagacAAAAGTTCAAGACGGGAAAAGGGATGAAAACGAATCTCGATTGAGGAGGAGCCATTGAGCGATCGGCGGCGCCATGCTGGCAGCAGCTTCTTCTACCTCGCCACCGACACGTACCTTCGGCACAATTGGCAGAAGAAGCTGCTGGCGGCATGGCCCTGACAACCGCAATAGGGATGCCGAACGTGAGTGACGCGATGAGGAAGGAGATGCCGAAGAGATGGTTGAAGGCCGTTCTTCTAAAAggtgaaaaaggaagagagaattttgaccaagaaaagatcaaaagaagaggagagaacGGAGAATCAGGTTACATGGGCGGCTTGTAGTACTTAATTTATACAACACATGCCGACTGAGAAAATTTCATACGGGGAGTTAGTatgaaattttaaatgtttgCGCATATTCTGTTGGAAATTGTAttcgcaaaagaaaaaagaaagaaaaacaaaactgaacagaacaaaaaaaaaaaaagcatgataGTGAACTGTAATCAATAATCAAGAAATGCAACAACATTTATCTATAAATTGAGAATCTATCCACATTCGCTTCtaaattcaaatatttctaACTTTCTACCATCAATAATCAAGAAATGCAACATAATATTACTAGTTGCCAACAGATTGAAAGTTACCTCTCCTATTGGAACTTGATTATCACGTAAAAGAATTACAATTTTCTTAAAGATGAATGAACACCATGAGAAAGTTCGCTCGCTAACAACACGCAATTTAGAAAAAGGGGTCACTTTCAATAAAATGCACCGATTGTTGGATGAGTGACTCATCCATTCATCGTTAATTTTATAATTGAAACCTTTCATTCGTCAGACATCCAATGATGAATGTGCAAACAACGGTGGACCTAATTAAAAACCCGGAAAATATGCTAAATTTGTTAAGACTAGTTTATAAAAGTATGATATGGCGGGCTATTATTAGTTCTTGAATATGGGGCACTTATTTAAATTCTTTCGTAGTCTGACACATCacttaataaataaattttgtaaaaCCATTTCCGGTAAGTCTAGCATTACTCCAATAGTGCAATAACTAAGGTTTCATGTTGTATTGTAAAATTTATTTGCACACAAAAGCTATGCACCGCATGCACAAGCTACTCTCTTCCTAGAAAACTTTGATAAGATGAACATAGATTAAGATATATTACAAAAAGAACGGAAGAAATATATCCTTAACCTTCAATCCCATCAACTATATCATACACTTGTATTCACCTTTATTCGCGGATCAAGCTTGTTAACGAGTCAGATCACGAATTCGAGTCACATTGTATCGGATTTGACCTAAAATAAACATTTTAAGTAAAATCAACAGAATCAGCTAATGGTCAAACATCCCACTCATGATCTCACTGTTCCAATCTGCGACTTTCCCTATATGGAATGAAATTGTTTCCTTGTTCAAAGCTAAGTCACCTAAATTCACAGCTCACAATGaccgaaaatgaaaacaaaaaataggcCATCAACCCATAACGAAGTTGACCCTCGCCAGGACCAAAAATAATTCATGAACATGTTTTTTCCCCCCCAAAAGATCATATTTTTCAAGATAGATTTTATAtagatgctttttttttccttttctttttgcataaaaagAATCTATGTTGAGGTACGTAGCGGTGAGGTGGGAGAAATTTCAGGGGCTTCCATCTTTGTTCATCCTATCTTCTTCCATGCTAGCATGTCTGTTGTCTGTTTCCAATTCTATGCGTTTCACGGTTGGGGGTTGAGGGACACTCTAGGTGATTCTTTGCGTTTCCATTAGATTCATTCAAAGAATCTGGTGGAAACGGATGAAATCTAGAGATCTACCCCATTGGAACAAGGTGTTCTCGGCCTGTCCATGCTGAAAGTTCCCTGCAATCTTCTCTGAGAAGACGTCTATCGGCTTTTCTAGGATCGGCACCGCTGCGCCTGATTGAGCAGGCGGATCTACCGTGGGTCGGATTGGGTAACTGGGTGCGCAATCCGAGGATGGAACAGTTTCGGCAGATAGGAGAAGTATTAGGAAGCCTAAAGGCGTTAATGGTGTTCCGCGGCAATAGACAGATCAACGGGCGTCAATGTTGTTTGTTGCTGGACATGTTGAACCACGCGTACGAAGTTGTGGCTGACGAGATGAGAGAGAACCTGCGATTCGAAGAGAAACATGCCAAATGGAGAATCCTGGAACAACCATTGAAAGAGCTCCTCAGGGTGTTCAAGGAAGGAGAGATCTATATCAGACTCTGCTTGGACAATAAGGACTGGTGGGCGAAAACCATGATCCTATATCAGAACACAGATTGCATTGACCTCCACATCCACAACCTGTTAAGTTGCATGCCAGTGGTCATCGAAGCGATTGAGATCGCCGGAGAAATTACTGGTTGGGATCATGATGAGATGCAAAAGAGGAGATTGGTGTACtcaaaaaagtaccaaaaagaaTGGAGTGACCCGAAGCTCTTCCGATGGAAATTCGGCAAACAATATCTCATAACTCAAGATTTCTGTGACCGGTTAGACCAAGTGTGGAAAGACGATAGATGGCTTCTGATGAATAAAATCCGGGAAAAGAGTATTTCCGGCTCCGCATCAAAGTATGAGCAGCGACTTAACGATCTGCTATTAAGGAACTTGGATATGTGGGAGCCTTCCAATTGGAAACTCTTGCCAAGTTCGATCCTAGTCGGGTCGAAGGACTACCAGGTAAGGCGAAGGCTAGGTAATGGCAGCCAATACAAGGAGATACTTTGGTTGGGCGAAACCTTTGCTCTGAGACATCTTTTCGGGAATACCGAGACCCTAGTTCCTGAGATTTCGTTGATACATTCTCTCTCCCACCCCAATATACTGCAATTTCTTTGTAGCTTCATCgacgaggaaaagagagagtgtTTCGTGGTTGCAGAGCTGATGAATAGAGACCTAGGAAGCTACGTCAAGGAAATCTGCGGTCCACGAAAACGAattcctttctctcttcctgTTGCCATCGATTTGATGCTTCAGATTGCTAGAGGGATGGAGTATCTCCACTCTAAGAAAATCTACCATGGCGATCTCAATCCTTCTACCATTCTGGTGAAGGCAAGAGGTGGTTCAGGAGAAGGATACTTGCAAGCCAAAGTCTCAGGATTCGGCCTGTCTTCCTGTAGAAACTCTTCCCAAAAGACATCTTTAAATCAAGATGGAATCATTTGGCAGTCTCCCGAAGTTCTAGCTGAGCAAGAAGAGACGGGAAGTACCAGAGACATGAAGTGCACCGAGAAGTCCGACGTCTAcagtttcgggatgatttgctTTGAACTTCTAACTGGAAAAGTACCCTTTGAGGATGCGCATCTTCAAGGGGACAAAATGAGCAGGAACATCAGGGCAGGAGAGAGGCCCTTGTTCCCATTCCATTCACCGAAATACTTGACCAGCTTGACGAAGAGATGTTGGAATATCGATCCAAATCAACGGCCGAGCTTCTCTTCCATTTGTAGGATCCTTCGCTACGTGAAGCGCTTTCTCGCGATGAATCCTGATTGCGGTGGCCAGCCAGACTTGCCAATGCCATCTGTGGACTACCTTGATATCGAATCGAGGCTGCTGAAGAAATTTCCTTCCTGGGAGAGCCCCAACCCATTACCCGTATCAGATGTGCCATTTCAGATGTTCGTTTACCGAGTAGTAGAGAGGGAGAAATCAAGTGCTTGTTCTAAAGAGAACTCTGAATCGGGTAGCGAGGGAGCCTCCATCTGCGGTGATGAAAGCACGATCAGTTTGGACGATCCTCTCCCGTCAGCACCCGAAAGGAAATTATCACCCTCTCCCGAAACTCCGAGCAGGAACTTGACATCGTTGAAAAGAATAACAGATGTCAAACTAAACAAACAACCTGGTGAGATTTTTATCTCGTTTCGGCAAATCAACTTGGTATTACTTTATCTGAAGATTCATACTAATTTCTGTGGCTCTAAGTTACAAATCCCGAAAATTAAGTCAATAATATGTTGTTAGCTACTATTTGTGTGATTGCCGCCAGTATCGAAATCTTAATGCATCAGCAAGTTTATCAGGGCAGGGATCATCATACATTCTATGCCTTCTGTATTTTCACTTTTCAGTGCCACCATAGGATCATAGAATCTCTCTTAACTGTTACCCTGCAACGATGTTCCTGTCTCACTCTTTGCATTCCTAAGAAGAAAGTGACGAGCGGAATTAGTGTTATATACCATTTCCTACATGCAGGTCAATGACGTCTTCTAGTAGGAGAACGATCATTTCCATTGAGCT
The sequence above is drawn from the Rhodamnia argentea isolate NSW1041297 chromosome 9, ASM2092103v1, whole genome shotgun sequence genome and encodes:
- the LOC115748632 gene encoding mitogen-activated protein kinase kinase kinase 7-like — protein: MEQFRQIGEVLGSLKALMVFRGNRQINGRQCCLLLDMLNHAYEVVADEMRENLRFEEKHAKWRILEQPLKELLRVFKEGEIYIRLCLDNKDWWAKTMILYQNTDCIDLHIHNLLSCMPVVIEAIEIAGEITGWDHDEMQKRRLVYSKKYQKEWSDPKLFRWKFGKQYLITQDFCDRLDQVWKDDRWLLMNKIREKSISGSASKYEQRLNDLLLRNLDMWEPSNWKLLPSSILVGSKDYQVRRRLGNGSQYKEILWLGETFALRHLFGNTETLVPEISLIHSLSHPNILQFLCSFIDEEKRECFVVAELMNRDLGSYVKEICGPRKRIPFSLPVAIDLMLQIARGMEYLHSKKIYHGDLNPSTILVKARGGSGEGYLQAKVSGFGLSSCRNSSQKTSLNQDGIIWQSPEVLAEQEETGSTRDMKCTEKSDVYSFGMICFELLTGKVPFEDAHLQGDKMSRNIRAGERPLFPFHSPKYLTSLTKRCWNIDPNQRPSFSSICRILRYVKRFLAMNPDCGGQPDLPMPSVDYLDIESRLLKKFPSWESPNPLPVSDVPFQMFVYRVVEREKSSACSKENSESGSEGASICGDESTISLDDPLPSAPERKLSPSPETPSRNLTSLKRITDVKLNKQPGTPRGRSLRPPQITPTGRSIRMNSESQLLLMSPKIKRSSSGNASD